Below is a window of Humulus lupulus chromosome 2, drHumLupu1.1, whole genome shotgun sequence DNA.
AAGTTACAGAGAAGAAAACATTAAGGTGAATTCCATATATATCATGATCATTGAGATTGATTATTGCCCTTAAGTATTTAAACTTTAGTTTTTATCATTTTACTGAATTCCTTGAAGCTCACCATTATTTCCACGCTTGGTTATTGCTCCCGTAAGTACTTACatacaattattttttttttggatcctTCTAAAGTTACAGAGAAGAAATCATTAAGGTGAATTGCATATATATttattgggttttatgcccttataaaatcatgtcacatataacacaaatttatattgacaataaaagaagtagaaattatttagtttgacaaccgtattgcttgcttgtttttattacatgattattggaataatacaaacatttataaaatctcgaacatataaataattacaattatagtaaCTAGGCCACAGTAAATTAcgattgtaattatatgttcaaaagaacgagtcatAAAATTAAGATAATGCACTGGATTTTCACTGATATGGtataatctacgatatgatctacttacacattcggggtgtgatgtcttatccaaggcatcgaccaagtagaaaagatcggatgtattttgctACATTGGACTGGACTAATATTGATCATTGATAaaataagtaagtatcgttattatctaatataatcatatcacaatgttgaccataggtcaattccatcttaattatgagtgattAATATTGTTGGGCCCAAAAGGCTTTTACGTTTTAAGTAGATTGAAATGGATTTTTTTGGCCATGCAGAAGCTCCGAAATCAGAAGCCATGGGTCAGAGGCGGTCTGCGCCTCTGACCTCTGCATATTTAATTGATCTGAAGGCGTTTTGGAGGGAGATTCAGTTATTCCTCCCACCAAGCAGGGAGTCTGCTTAACCAACTAACTACCTCACATTTTTGTTCTATAAATATTGAACTCTTATTCAGATGAAGGCATCAAAAATCGGACttaggcatcggagtgtctttcttgcaagTACCCTCGACGGTTCAACGATCGGCAAAGTCATCTTCATTGACAGAGAAGGACTGGTGAATCTGAATTTGTCGGCAAGTACCTCTCGATTTAGAAAGGCAAAGTTGTTGCATCAACAAattggcgtcgtctgtgggaaaCTATTCCCTCTTTAACAACATCGTTAAATCAAGAAACTCCCCCTGCAATCAAGATTCACTCGAACACAAAAGCCACGGCGCCAAAGAACAACGGAGCACCAGCTACCGTCGTCCCAGCAACGGATGTAGGCAACCAAATCAACAGGATGTGTCGACTGCTGGAAGCCAGCCAGCAGAGATCCAACAAAGCCATTAGGACACTGACCGAAGCTCAGGCCAGGCTCAAAGTTGAGATCGCCGAATTGCGAAAAACAAACGAAGCCACACGCAGGGCCCAAGACAAAGAAAATCTCAAACTTGATAGGACAGGAGCCCTGGTCATCCAAATCGACTCCCCTGAGAGGAACACTCACAACATTAGAGAAGGGTCCCAGGGTCCTGTACCATCCTCTCCAACTCGTCTTCACCAAGGGGATGGGGAGCAACGAGCGGTTCGGTACGAAGCACAAGCGCGAGCCAATGCAGAACCCATGAGAACAGCCCAACCAGTCGCTGAGAAGGGGCCCCAGCAGACCCAAGCACTGACCACGCAATATGCACCAGCCAAAGAGCGTACCCCCTCTGTCTAGTTCTTGGACAGCTGGAAAGAAGAGATGATGCGAGAGGTGATGCAAAAGTTCTCAGACGGAAGATCTGCCTACGCTACTGATTACATGGATTTGGTTTCAAGGACCACCGAGAGATCGACTTTCGCAAAGTGGATACAGAAGGAGCCCAAACCGCGGGACTTCGCAATTCCCCCACTGCCCGCATTCAACAGAAAAGGAGATCCGCTCAATCAACTATTCCAATTCCAGCAAAAGATGGACTTGGAAGCCAACAATGAAGCCATACAATGCAAAGTTTTCTCCACAACTTTTTTTGGACCAGCCTTGCTATGGTTCAGGCAGTTGAAACCTGGCTCTGTCAATGGCTTCGGTGATCTTCGCAGAGCCTTTCTCCAACAGTATAATGCTAACCGCGAAGCACCAAGAATGATGGTAGATCTCTACCAAATTGAGCAAGGTGAAAATAAACACCCAAAGTCGAACCTGCAACGTTTCATCGACCTCGTACATCAGATCCACGATGTAGAGCCAGCAACCGCAGCTAATCACTTCGTCAAAAGGCTACAAGTGGGGTCCCTCTTGCACGAAAACCTCACCATGACACTACCGTATGACATGGCCGAAATCTTGAACCGCGCTGAGGGCGTCTTCAGGGTCCTGGAATTTCGAGAACGTGCGCAGAAGAAGTCCGCCCTTATTTCAATGCCACCAGCAAATAACCCTCCTCCTCCATCTACAAGGGacgaaaaaagaaaaagacaagagACAGATCACACGAAAGGAGGAAAAATACCAAAGGCAAATCGAGATCCACCGTGATACCCCTCTTTCGAGTGCACCGTCCCGGAAGAGGTCATCTACGAAGAAAGAAAAGACAGACACTTCTGGCGTGAGCCGTACAAAATCACCACTCCCCCAGAAAGAAGAGATAAAAATTGTTTCTGCCTCTTCCACAAGGATCATGGCCACACAATCTCCGAGTGCCACAACCTCCACAATCAGATCCAGGCCCTCATGAGAAGCGGACGATTGACCCAGTATATTAAAGGATCAAGCAGACCTGGCGTCTCACAACCCAACGCCACTTCTGCCCTGACACCGCCCATGGCGGACTCCCTAAATGTGGCTTCCATGAGCTCACAAGAGCCTCTCAAGAAACTCCCCATGATACACGGGATCATGGAGCTCACCACAGAACTAGAGCAAGCATCCAAAAGCCATAAAAGAATGGAGGAAAGGGTGAAGCGATACAGATGGCTAGGCCACACCGTCAACTTTGTCACTTCGGAAGACAGATGCTATCCATCCTCTTCAATAACCTTCATAGAAGATGACCTGCGGGGAGTACACCTACCCCGATGATCCTTTAGTCATCTCATGGCAGGTCAACCATTGCCAGATGGGAAGAGTTTTAGTCAATGGGGGCATTGGTGTTGATGTCCTCTTCTGGGAAGCCTCTCAGAAGATGGAACTCGAAGAAAGTCATATCAGACCATCTGTTGTACCAATCCTGGGATTCAACAGCCAAAGGGTATACCCGAAAGGTGTCGTTAGGTTGAACGTAGTCGCCGCAGAACACACTTTTCCAGTAGACTTCCTCATAGTGGACTCCGTCACAAGCTACAATGTTATCATGGGGAGGAACTAGATCCATAGAATGCAGGGAGTGGTCTCCACTTTACAAAGTTATGCGATGCCAATCACCCAACGACCGTTATACAATCGACATAAAAGGGTGCCAGAAGAAGGCAAAGAAATGCTTCCTTACCCTGAAATAGATAAATGACGCTGGCACCTCCTCTCCTGACGACAACCCCACCAAATAACAATTGAAGGACAGCTTACCAGTGTGTCTCAAAGGCATAGATGTAGAGGAAGATCGCGAAAAGCTCTGAACCACCCTTGACAATCTAGAAGAGATCTGTATAGATGATGATGACCCATCCAAAATACTGCTAGTAAGTGTCAAGCTTCCTGAGACAGAAAAACAGACCCTAATCCAGTTCCTGCAAGCCAGAGTTGGGACTTTCGCTTGGTCCCCCCATGATATACCAGGAATAGGTCCTTCTATCATGAGTCACAGCCTCAACATACCAAACAGCTTCCCGCCCGTCAAGCAGACGCAGAGAAGGTTTGCTCCTGAAGTCAACCAGACCATACAAGAAGAGGTACAACGGCTGCTAAGCATAGGAGCAATCGAAGAATGCCTATATCAGAGTTGGCTAGCCAACCATGTAGTGGTCCCAAAGAAAAACGGAAAAAAAAtgagtgtgcatagactacatgtaatgccctggatagccaaggccGCTACACTgtatatttataaaggtgcaggaccatctaatcaagtcatttagttaaaaacgtgtcactaaaatcattaatgaactagggttaaaagattttggtcacaaaagacacatttcatataattaaacattttgtacaagggatcccataagaaacaatgtttgaaagtcagtttacaaaatttccagagtacaaacaaccactagccactctaagggcaataTAGTCATCtgtggtcctcctgttcctgtcacCCCTCAACCATGGCGACCGAgcagctaatcatgtacattctgccttcagagctctccagttcagggctgatcaagcttgcccttccttgcctttacctacaccacttagcacccgtgagccaaggcccaacaagaaaatataacgttatagtacaaacaatgataacaattgaaaatccttaaagcatgttcgtatacttagcataccacattaatcacacaGTCCACATACATAACCAgaaaatcaacaaaccaacactcagcaATTCAGCATaacaaattcatcaatcaataataacagtcaaatcacatgATATTCAGGGTTCATGCCCATAGGTCGTACCTTCTGTTTACTCCCACTGACTCCAGTCTGCTTAAACCgggctcagtgaataataagttgtcctcagctactagtggctgagccgcgccctgtccGCCAACGTAAACTCCAGAACTCTTAGGTCGTTCGTTCACTAtttacatggcgtaataccatccttcataaagcatttagaacagggaacccttagtcccactataaattcacaaccgggtgcagttttcttacctatgtaccgagcttcttgagcacagaAATCCCAAGCGcgatcctctaacccgagccttgtcgaatacctagtcacaacaaataCATTGCatcctcattactaaccaattcataatcatctcccggaaccaatcccgagctctcggggCCTCCCGTTTCCCCGCACAAGGTAgggaaagcgtcccccgagccccctgagccaaaaccctaaaaactcaaattCCCATGTCCTGAATTTAGCCTAGCGTCGCGGCACAACCCTATGGGAGCCGCGACGCCCAGAATGGTCCCCAAATCCTGCTTCAACCTAGTGtcgcggcacggaagaacagggttGCAGCGCTCATacgtgaacccagaaaaatcaccatttttgacactcaaaccttacccaaaaccattctaattccacaactcaattgcCACAAACTTCTAACACGTTCCCAGCAACATAATCTAGCGAAAACCTAGCCTAGAAAATCATCAAAATCTAACTTCAATTTTTGAACctcaaaagcttaaaaacatgaaaaccagtcaagaaaacaccAAGATTTAGACATTAAATCACAAATTCAAGTTTACCTTTACTGAAGCACCAATTCTCTAaggaatttctgagctaactcccagattcatagcttcaattcagtcttcaatttcaaaacccaaaaacctcttagaactcaatcaaaaccacagaatttaaataaccaaaagtgtgattcaaGTCTTACCTTAATCCTAGTTGAACTCCTTAGCTGATCACTAGATTAATCTTCCAAGACTTCAGCTCAAACCACCAAATTCCCAGCTGAATTTCCTTAAGTTCTagtggtttcccttgagagaaaaGAAGAGTGATAAAACTGAGAGAAGGGGAGGGTCGGTTTAAGGTTCTTCTACTATTTTCTCAACTTTACTTAGTCTAACTTTAGTTAATTGAGTCAATcctgaggctcagggtaccaaaacgtccccgagggcaaaaatggcaaaattccccaatattcccatctaagcttcctaacctcaaatatatctccaattatttatttctataacccaaataaccatctaatacccaaaataccccttgacttatcccaagtcaagtattaggtcctgttgagactttcccgctaactagctccctaggatctcctcgagtcacatgctgcagatttacccacataataatgtggtcctcacaattatcacatataatcatatttacactctcaacaggctaaaattacaaatatacccctttaagataaacggggcctacatgcatactaacacttgtagacatgcatttcatatatattcatataatcacacaagcatgcttatcacagaatcatgcattaagctaataaattcacacataaaccaatcatgccctcccggcacattaatcaaggcccttaagccttattagtgattttgggtcgttacactgtaccaacttgaacaaagcatgtcctaaagaTAGCTACCCTCTCCCAAAAATTGATCAAATGATAGATACCACGGCAAGGTATGAAAGAATGAGCTTCCTTgatgcctactcaggatacaatcaaatACCAATGAAGGCAGAAGACCAAATCCACACGACCTTCACAATAGATGCGACCTATAAtcttacaaagttatgcccttcggactaaaaaatGCAGGAGCAACATATCAGAGGTTAATGCACAAACTTTTTTCATCATTGCTtggaaggaacatggaagtatatattGATGCAATGGTAATCAAATCCTGACAGGGTGTTACACATGTGGAAGATCTAACCAAATGCTTCAACATCCTCGACGCCCATAAAATGAAATTGAATCCAACCAAGTGCATTTTTGGGGTGTCCTCTGGCCAGTTCTTAGGGTATGTGGTCATCCatagaggcatcgaggccaatccaacCTAGATTGCCTTGCTCTCAAAGGTCAAGGAACCTAGAACCATCCAGGATATCGAAGCTCTGACAGGCAAAGTCGTAGTACTAAGTAGATTTATATCCCGCATGTCTGATCATTGCCAGCCTTTCCTCCAATGCATCAAGAAATCTGCCAACACCACCTGGGGGCAGAACAAAATACAACATTCGAGGAATTGAAAGCCTATCTAAGCACTCCTCCCATATTAGGCTCTCCCATCCCCAACAAAGATCTCTTCCTTTACCTGTCTGTTTCACGCTTTTCCGTAAGCTCTGTGCTCTTTTGAAAAGACGAAGGCCGATAGAAGCTAGTGTTCTACTGCAGTAAGATGCTACTAGACACTGAAACGCGCTACAGCATGATGGAAAAATTGTTCCTCGCGTTAATTACGGCAAAGAAGAAGCTGCGACAGTATTTTGAAGGCCATACCATCATTGTATACGTGGACTACCCACTAAAGCAGGTCTTGAACAAACCTAATCTCTCTCGAAGATTGTCCAAATGGGAAATTGAACTCGAGACATATGATATACGGTTCTTACCACGAAAAGCAAAGAAAGGACAAGTTCTATCTGATTTCCTAGTTGAGATACAATCTTTGACACCCAAGACCTTACTTGAACTGCTGGATTCAGAAGCTGAGTGGATGTCGACGATGCACACAGACAAAGCCTCCAATTCTCAAGGAGCTGGGATTGAAAATTGAGGAAGCCATACGATTGGAGCAATTCACCACAAATAACAAAGCCGAGTATGAGGCTCTAATTTTCGGTCTAGAATTAGCACGAAACATGGGCATTAGATGACTGCGAGTCAGAGGAGATTCGAAGCTAATGATAGAGCAAGTGGTCGGTAATTTCGACACTAAGGCACCTCACCTGACCAACCTATTGGAAAAAGTATCTGAATTGAAGTCATAGTTTCATCAATTTGAGCTCATACAAATACCAAGGGAACAGAATCAGAAAGTCGATGCCCTCGCCAAACAAGCCTCTGCGGGAGAATGTTCTCGACACTCTGCAATTTCCATAAGTCACTCACCAGGAGCTGTGAAAGTTTTCTCTATCTCATCAGAACCAGAATGATGGATGGATCCAATCATCCGCTACCTGACCAAATCTGAATTACCACCCAGTCCAAAAGACGCGAAGCTTCCGCACCTTAAAGCTCAACGCTACTCCATCATCCATGGAATGTTGTATCGCTGATCCTTTAGTAGCCCTTACCTTCGGTGCTTACGTCCCTCAGAAGTTAAACAATTATTAGAGGAGATCCATGAAGGAGCATGTGGGAACCACACAGGGGGACAAAGCTTGGCACACAAAGCACTCGCAGCGGAGTGTTACtggccatacatgatgacagaagcGCCCGATTATGCagagaaatgtgacaaatgccagcgatcTGCGCCCACCATCCATCAACCCGCTCAAGTTCTACATTCCACCATCGCACCTTGGCCCTTTGAAAAGTGGGGGATGGACGTAGTAGGAGAACTGCCCAGAGCCGCTGGAGGAAAACGGTACACTTTGTTAGCcaccgattacttcactaaatgggtcgtAGCAGAGGCCTACGTCATAGTCCGCAAAACAGACACCATGAGCTTTATATGGAAACACATCATCTGCCAATTTAGGATCCCATGGGAAATAGTTGTGGACAACGGAACACCGTTCTAAAATGCCAAAGTACAGGAGTTGTGTGACACATACAAGATAAAATTAAGTTTTGCTTCTATCACCTACCCCCAAGGCAACGACCAAGCAGAGTCCTCCAACAAAGTCATTTTTGCCAACATCAAGaaaaacttggaagataaaaatGGCGCATGGGTAGAAGAGTTACCAAAGGTGTTATGGGCATATAGAACGACAAAAGGGTCGTCTACAGGTGAGTCTCCGTATGCCATGGTGTATGGAACAGAAGCCATCATCCCAACGGAAGTAGACCTGCTGACACTTCAGATGGAAATAGCTTCTGATTTGACCTCAAAAACATACAGTTAACACACAACCTCAACCTCCTAGACGAGTTATGCACAATAGGACAAATAAGACACAAAAAATACCAAAAGGCAGCAGAATGCTATTACAATAAGAGGGTCCATTCACGCACGTTTAAGAAGGGAGATTGAGTTCTGCGTAAAGTCAGGGGCAACCCAAAGAAGCTGGAGCCGAACTGGGACGGACCCTTTGAAGAAACACAAGCACTAGGGTAAGGGTCTTATACTCTCAAACATGTACGTAGTGGCAAAAATGCACCAAatacttggaattcaatgtctttgaaacaatattattattaatagttgTGTGTActttacaattcaaaagtaataAAACAACTTTCCTTTCTTACATTACTCTAAGATATTTAACATAGTCAACTTTTGCTGACAAATTCTGCATGAGAAATCCTTCCTGACGTACCATAAAAAGAACATGCATGTGAAAATTATCACTTTATTTTCTTTGCACTAAGAGCTACTATTACATGCATATTTTAATATACCCTTTCCTACCCATATGAGAAACAACATTATTCACGTGCACTAAGATCTACCTACCACCTccgctataaatatggacttgaGAGGGTCACCTCAAACACACAAGATACATACAGAGGCATGGTGCCTCTGCCACTCCACTCGATCTCTTGCAACAAAAGTTTATGGTTTCACCTAGCAAACCCTCCCACTATAAATCTCTCTACTCATGACATTCACACAATATGTCCATCATCAAGGCACACTTTACTCATCTAAACgcattctaatctgacttgactaaACTAACGGGGAACTAAGGTCAGCCATTTCACAGTCTAATCTAGCCTGAATACGTGAATTTGGATGACCATCCAGGGTTCATTTCACCATCTAGCCTATCCTCTTACTTTGTTGTGCCCACAGAGGAGCTCCGTCTGGTCCAACAAATAAAGGAACCTCGCCATGCAGTTTAATCTGCCCTGACTACTGCAACAGAACCATTAGACAACCCACTTCGGTTTTGCCTTCGTTACACAGTAACTGGTTTGGAAATCCAAGCctgggaggaacttttcccgcaATCGCACCCACATCCTACACGCTGGCTACTCCTGTTGGGTTTGATAACCTACCCCAGCAAGAGGTACCAAATAAACCTTGGTATGGGTGCAATGGAAAGATTCATGATCCTGAGTTCTGCCTCTCTAAGCTCTGCCTCGATGCCCAGCCTCGGATGCTGCGTTCTGCGTCTGAGCTAAACCACGTCGCCCCCTCTAACAAATGGTAAAGCATCTACCTTGCTTTTTCATGCACCCAAGGGGACGACTTAGTTCTAATAACAGAGCAACGCGACTCTCTCAAGGCAAGAAGGTTCAACACAAAACAACATAACAAAATTTATAAAGCACGAAACTGTCATGATTGTGATCATGTTCAACAGATGATAAGCGAGAAACTACCTAAACACTCGACTCTCTCAGCAACAAACGCGAGTAATGAATGTCAATTTCGTAAATTCGAAAGTCAAGCTTTATTTACAAAATatgttatattaaatatttattcacaGTTGTTTACATCACTTGCCTATATTCCCGCTTGAGATACAAATAACATAATTTACAAAATACACATCTTGGGAGTATCTAATCCCATTCAATATGACGCATATACTCTGCCATCGCACTCTCTAACTTTGAATGACCTAATCCATAATGCTCACATGATATGTAATACAGGATTCTACTTCTCACTAACTCATTCAACACCCATGCCGAGTACAAATGGTGTTTATATGTGCGCCACTTGTAAAAAAATATGTGACTACCTTATTGTGATGtaagaataataatatttaaaaaaaaaaagttttagtgtcattttattaGAATGTTTTAttagatttaaattaaatattttgtcgAATGTAGGTACAAAATACATATTAGATGATGGACCTATGTTATTGGGCTTGGCCtgcaaataatacattacaacagaaatacaattatattttgataaatgacaacTTTGTACTCCTTCGCTAACTATGTTAGCGTGTAATGGTTTTCCTTGTGTGAATAAAGGTGAAATAACTTGCCTTGTGCGAAGAAAGGTTGAGGAATGCGGCTACGCGACCAAATCCCTTCTGTTAGCACTTGGTAACCTGCTTTGTACTCTGTGAGAATAGGAAGTACTTTGTACTCTGTGAGAACATGAAGTATTTTGTACTTTGTGAGAACAAGAAGTACTTTGTACTTTGTAAGAACAAGAACTGCCTTACGCTTCATGAGAACAGAAACTAATACTTTGCACTTTCTAAGAACATGAACTACTTTGCACTTCGTGAGAACAGGAAGACAAAGTGTTATGTTCTTCATCTCTTTATAATTGCTATTTTTCTAAATGTCATAAATGTccaaaaaaatgggtataacatttgccccctaagtcaGTTTTCATGCTTTGCATAATTCTTTTTTGGTTATACACTTATATGACATTTAAATAACATATCCTTTTCATAATAACTTCTCTAATCATTCCAAAGGCATTTTATTTGATAGCAACTTATTGGGATTATGTTATGTTGCAATCCTCAAATGAATTATAGGCCCATTAGGTTATAGAACCCATAGGCCCATTACTTTGAAAACTTAGCCCATCACTTGGTTTTGTTCACTTAGAAGCTTTGATGTTGTTAAGCAGGCCACCGCCGACCCTTCCATGGTGAGAATAGCTCGACACCGTGGAGCCTTTGCAACTGGAGGAAGTGAGTCGCTGAAGGAACTCGACGCTATTGGATACGGGGCTTCCATTGGAAGAGAGGTTCTTGTGACTTGCCAGAGTGAACTCATAACCGTCGGAGGATAAGGTTCTTCCGCCATCACCATTTTGTTTCGTTGGGTATGCATTTTTTTCTATGCAACTATTGATAGCTTCAGGACTTATTCCCTTCAAAAATTTGAACATAGTCTAAAGGAATTTATTGACTTTTTCTAATATTTTGAATCTTTAGGACCACGGGTTCAAACTCCTTGAAAGTGCTACAGTTCTTGGGTTTACTTTGCCAATTTCCTCTCCTATTTGTAGCCAAAAATTGTCTTGGGTAAGTGCCTTTTTCTgaataaaaatgaattaatctTTACCAATCTTGTTTATTCCAAAGATGTGTATGCCTCTGTCATTAACTTTCTTACGAAcgaacatatttttttataagttCACAAGCACACG
It encodes the following:
- the LOC133814242 gene encoding uncharacterized protein LOC133814242, translating into MMREVMQKFSDGRSAYATDYMDLVSRTTERSTFAKWIQKEPKPRDFAIPPLPAFNRKGDPLNQLFQFQQKMDLEANNEAIQCKVFSTTFFGPALLWFRQLKPGSVNGFGDLRRAFLQQYNANREAPRMMVDLYQIEQGENKHPKSNLQRFIDLVHQIHDVEPATAANHFVKRLQVGSLLHENLTMTLPYDMAEILNRAEGVFRVLEFRERAQKKSALISMPPANNPPPPSTRDEKRKRQETDHTKGGKIPKANRDPP